In bacterium, a single window of DNA contains:
- a CDS encoding sigma-70 family RNA polymerase sigma factor, whose product MQGQGAVLLGASAFIFELLEGPRTEAVGGGDDERGLVERLRRGDGEAYEAIVRRYGARLLATARRMLGNDDDAEDALQEALLSAFRHIGQFAGQSRLSTWLHRIVVNVVLMRMRSRKARPEHSIEELLPRFVEDGHWADRVGDGDTASDVLLEREQTRRLVRRCIAQLPETYRVVLTLRDLDELDTDETAALLGISANAVKIRLHRARQALRTLIERALAADAPSLAVG is encoded by the coding sequence ATGCAGGGGCAGGGCGCGGTGCTGTTGGGCGCGTCCGCCTTCATCTTCGAGCTGCTCGAAGGACCACGCACCGAGGCGGTGGGCGGCGGCGACGACGAGCGCGGGCTGGTCGAGCGCCTGCGCCGCGGCGACGGCGAGGCCTACGAAGCGATCGTGCGCCGCTACGGCGCCCGCCTGCTGGCCACCGCGCGCCGCATGCTGGGCAACGACGACGATGCCGAGGATGCGCTGCAGGAGGCGCTGCTGTCGGCATTCCGCCACATCGGGCAGTTCGCCGGTCAGTCGCGGCTGTCGACCTGGCTGCACCGCATCGTGGTGAACGTGGTGCTGATGCGGATGCGCAGCCGCAAGGCGCGGCCGGAGCATTCGATCGAGGAGCTGCTGCCGCGCTTCGTCGAGGACGGCCACTGGGCGGACCGCGTCGGCGACGGCGACACGGCGAGCGACGTCCTGCTGGAGCGCGAGCAGACGCGGCGCCTGGTCCGCCGCTGCATCGCCCAGTTGCCGGAGACCTACCGCGTCGTCCTGACGTTGCGCGACCTCGACGAGCTCGACACCGACGAGACGGCGGCGCTGCTCGGCATCAGCGCCAACGCGGTGAAGATCCGCCTCCATCGCGCCCGCCAGGCGCTGCGCACCCTGATCGAGCGCGCCCTCGCCGCCGACGCGCCGAGTCTCGCCGTCGGCTGA
- a CDS encoding glucose 1-dehydrogenase: MKAIAVNPGRRAVELVDHEAPRISAPTQARLRMLEVGVCGTDREICTFQYGTPPCGSEHLVLGHESLAEVVEVGPEVTRVQPGDLVVTMVRRPCAHDHCQPCRGGRQDFCSTGDFHERGIGGLHGFMTELVVDDERYMHVVPPALRDVAVLVEPLTIAEKALIQVEHVQQRLPWACAFTPGAPRQSCHRALVIGAGPVGLLGAMALVNAGFETWVYSRERAPNPKADVVAGIGAHYVSAQDASVEQLATRVGNIDLVYEATGASAVAFEVMKVLGVNGIFIFTGVPGRKAPITVDTDALMRSLVLKNQVVFGTVNAGHDAFAAAIADLARFTARWPAAVASLITGRHAVDHYQELLLGPLQGIKNVLRFAA, encoded by the coding sequence ATGAAAGCCATCGCTGTCAATCCGGGACGCCGCGCCGTCGAGCTGGTCGACCACGAGGCGCCGCGCATCAGCGCCCCGACGCAGGCGCGCCTGCGCATGCTCGAGGTCGGCGTCTGCGGCACCGATCGCGAAATCTGCACCTTCCAGTACGGCACGCCGCCGTGCGGCAGCGAGCACCTGGTGCTCGGGCACGAGTCGTTGGCGGAGGTGGTGGAGGTCGGGCCGGAGGTGACGCGCGTCCAGCCAGGCGACCTCGTGGTGACGATGGTGCGCCGGCCGTGCGCCCACGACCACTGCCAGCCCTGCCGCGGCGGGCGGCAGGACTTCTGCTCCACCGGCGACTTCCACGAGCGCGGCATCGGCGGCCTGCACGGCTTCATGACCGAGCTGGTGGTGGACGACGAACGCTACATGCACGTCGTGCCGCCGGCGCTGCGCGACGTCGCGGTGCTGGTCGAGCCGCTGACCATCGCCGAGAAGGCGCTGATCCAGGTCGAGCACGTGCAGCAGCGGCTGCCGTGGGCGTGCGCGTTCACGCCCGGCGCGCCGCGCCAGAGCTGTCACCGCGCGCTGGTGATCGGCGCCGGTCCGGTGGGCCTGCTGGGCGCCATGGCGCTGGTCAACGCCGGCTTCGAGACCTGGGTCTACTCGCGCGAACGCGCGCCGAACCCGAAGGCCGACGTGGTGGCCGGCATCGGCGCCCACTACGTGTCGGCGCAGGACGCCAGCGTCGAGCAGCTCGCGACCCGGGTCGGCAACATCGACCTGGTGTACGAGGCCACCGGCGCGTCGGCGGTGGCGTTCGAGGTGATGAAGGTGCTGGGCGTGAACGGCATCTTCATCTTCACCGGCGTGCCCGGGCGCAAGGCGCCGATCACGGTGGACACCGACGCGCTGATGCGCAGCCTGGTGCTCAAGAACCAGGTGGTGTTCGGCACCGTCAATGCCGGCCATGACGCCTTCGCCGCCGCGATCGCCGACCTGGCGCGCTTCACGGCGCGCTGGCCGGCGGCGGTGGCATCGCTCATCACCGGCCGGCACGCCGTCGACCACTACCAGGAACTGCTGCTCGGGCCGCTGCAGGGGATCAAGAACGTCCTGCGCTTCGCGGCCTGA
- a CDS encoding cytochrome c — translation MGWRFTTVLLLVAWAASAGAAEPATLRFLRPGAAPVTLTADEMARCCGAVTVRLDDPYYGAEKSYRACPLAAVLAMGFGAPITDFAGQTVFFRARDGYAKPAPPALLAEPGGYVAFADADHARGDDPGWQPIDRAQADPGPFYVVWTGAAQQDTHRYPWPYQLTEIEIAPIETLYPHIAPAGLADDAPAWVGYRIFTSQCIACHAINREGGTVGPDLNVPRSIVEYRPADQIKAYIRDPLSFRYTNMPPHPGLREADLDALVAYFTAMKDRKHDPGRTP, via the coding sequence ATGGGGTGGCGGTTCACGACGGTCCTGCTGCTCGTCGCCTGGGCCGCCTCGGCCGGCGCCGCCGAGCCCGCCACGCTGCGCTTCCTGCGCCCCGGCGCGGCGCCGGTCACGCTCACCGCCGACGAGATGGCGCGGTGCTGCGGCGCCGTCACCGTGCGGCTCGACGACCCCTACTACGGCGCCGAGAAGTCCTACCGCGCCTGCCCGCTCGCCGCCGTCCTGGCGATGGGCTTCGGCGCGCCGATCACCGACTTCGCCGGTCAGACGGTGTTCTTCCGCGCCCGCGACGGCTACGCCAAGCCGGCGCCGCCGGCGCTGCTCGCCGAGCCCGGCGGCTACGTCGCCTTCGCCGACGCCGACCACGCGCGCGGCGACGATCCGGGCTGGCAGCCGATCGACCGCGCGCAGGCCGACCCGGGGCCCTTCTACGTCGTCTGGACCGGCGCCGCGCAGCAGGACACCCACCGCTATCCCTGGCCGTACCAGCTCACCGAGATCGAGATCGCGCCGATCGAAACGCTCTATCCGCACATCGCGCCCGCCGGCCTGGCGGACGACGCGCCGGCCTGGGTCGGCTACCGGATCTTCACCAGCCAGTGCATCGCCTGCCACGCGATCAACCGCGAGGGCGGCACGGTCGGCCCCGACCTCAACGTGCCGCGCAGCATCGTCGAGTATCGGCCCGCCGACCAGATCAAGGCCTACATCCGCGACCCGCTCAGCTTCCGCTACACCAACATGCCGCCGCACCCGGGGCTGCGCGAGGCCGACCTCGACGCCCTGGTCGCCTATTTCACCGCCATGAAGGACCGCAAGCACGATCCGGGGCGGACGCCGTGA
- a CDS encoding amidase, which produces MAADDLCWLSLSEASDRLARRELSPVELTRAVLARIERLDPALRAYLAVLPEAALQAARAAEAEIAAGRRRGPLHGVPVAVKDLCDLRGTATTCASRVRDAQPATADATCVARLLEAGAVIVGKTNLTEFALMGHHPELPIPINPWSADHATGGSSSGSGVAVAAGLCAAALGTDTGGSIRIPSSWCGTVGLKPTYGRVSRAGVFPLAASLDHVGPLARRVADAAHVLDAIAGADPRDPTTPRQPPPGCAAALADGARGLRVGWDETYATTMVLPEVAAAVHAAVEQLARLGAAIVRVRVPPVEDVVAAWPVLCGGDALAAHSQYFPSRAAAYGPSFRSFLEYASRLSAADYARRHEQRLEWAGAFRTLFEDCDALACPSTFMPPPPADALDPYGAFSDTIAPFMRFTAPFNFSGSPTLSLPCGMTADGMPHSLQLVGPHGGEALLCRLGHAYEQATDWHRRRPPLAV; this is translated from the coding sequence ATGGCTGCTGACGATCTCTGCTGGTTGAGCCTCAGCGAGGCGTCCGATCGCCTCGCCCGCCGCGAGCTGTCGCCGGTGGAGCTGACACGCGCCGTGCTGGCGCGCATCGAGCGGCTCGACCCGGCGCTGCGCGCCTACCTGGCCGTGCTCCCCGAGGCGGCGCTGCAGGCGGCGCGCGCGGCCGAGGCCGAGATCGCGGCCGGGCGGCGGCGCGGCCCGCTGCACGGCGTGCCGGTGGCGGTGAAGGACCTCTGCGACCTGCGCGGCACCGCGACCACCTGCGCCTCGCGGGTGCGCGATGCGCAGCCGGCGACCGCCGACGCCACCTGCGTCGCCCGCCTGCTCGAGGCGGGGGCGGTGATCGTCGGCAAGACCAACCTCACCGAGTTCGCGCTCATGGGCCATCACCCGGAGCTGCCGATCCCGATCAACCCGTGGAGCGCCGACCACGCCACGGGCGGCTCCTCGAGCGGCTCCGGCGTGGCGGTGGCCGCCGGCCTCTGCGCGGCGGCGCTCGGCACCGACACCGGCGGCTCGATCCGCATTCCCTCGTCGTGGTGCGGCACCGTCGGCTTGAAGCCGACCTACGGCCGGGTCAGCCGCGCCGGCGTCTTCCCCCTCGCCGCCTCGCTCGACCACGTCGGACCGCTGGCGCGCCGCGTCGCCGATGCCGCGCACGTGCTCGATGCGATCGCCGGCGCCGACCCGCGCGACCCGACGACGCCGCGCCAGCCGCCCCCCGGCTGCGCCGCGGCGCTCGCCGACGGCGCGCGCGGCCTGCGCGTCGGCTGGGACGAGACCTACGCCACCACCATGGTGCTGCCCGAGGTCGCCGCCGCCGTGCACGCCGCGGTCGAGCAGCTCGCCCGGCTCGGCGCCGCGATCGTGCGCGTCCGCGTGCCGCCGGTCGAGGACGTCGTCGCCGCCTGGCCGGTGCTCTGCGGCGGCGACGCCCTGGCCGCGCACTCGCAATACTTCCCCAGCCGGGCGGCGGCGTACGGTCCCTCGTTCCGCAGCTTCCTGGAATACGCCAGCCGCCTCAGCGCCGCCGACTATGCCCGCCGGCACGAGCAACGGCTGGAGTGGGCGGGGGCGTTCCGCACGCTGTTCGAGGACTGCGACGCGCTCGCCTGTCCGTCCACCTTCATGCCGCCGCCGCCGGCCGACGCGCTCGATCCCTACGGCGCGTTCAGCGACACCATCGCCCCGTTCATGCGTTTCACCGCGCCCTTCAACTTCAGCGGCAGCCCGACGCTGTCGCTGCCCTGCGGGATGACGGCCGACGGCATGCCGCACAGCCTGCAGTTGGTCGGCCCGCACGGCGGCGAGGCGCTGCTCTGCCGCCTCGGCCACGCCTACGAGCAGGCGACCGACTGGCACCGCCGGCGGCCGCCGCTCGCCGTCTGA
- a CDS encoding alpha/beta hydrolase gives MSASSESLARALLSHARRRTLSLPGRGIETALLDWGGDGPLALLHHANGFCKGTWAEVADALRDRFRVVALDARGHGDSSRPEGAGAYDWPRFAEDLVAVAEALVGESRDGQIALGIGHSFGGTAMIGAAARRPGLFSRLLLVDPVVPPPPGSGISPANTPALRRLVEGARRRRAHWPSRAAARAYCRERRFFTSWRPTAIELYLLDGMREHADGSLELKCPGAVEAAVFGSSDTVDVFALAAQVSAPALVLWAERGDFPRPIHEALARTLPAGRFRAVPAGHLVPMENPALVVDAVDAVPAEPTAAGDGGRADGC, from the coding sequence ATGTCCGCCAGCTCCGAGTCCCTCGCGCGGGCGCTCCTGTCGCACGCGCGGCGGCGGACGCTGTCGCTCCCGGGTCGCGGCATCGAGACCGCGTTGCTCGACTGGGGAGGCGACGGCCCGCTCGCCCTGCTCCACCACGCCAATGGCTTCTGCAAGGGCACCTGGGCCGAGGTCGCCGACGCGCTGCGCGATCGCTTCCGCGTCGTGGCCCTGGACGCGCGTGGCCACGGCGACTCGTCGCGCCCGGAGGGGGCGGGCGCCTATGACTGGCCGCGCTTCGCCGAGGATCTGGTGGCGGTCGCCGAGGCCCTGGTCGGCGAAAGCCGCGACGGCCAGATCGCGCTCGGCATCGGCCATTCCTTCGGCGGCACGGCGATGATCGGCGCCGCGGCGCGCCGGCCGGGGCTGTTCTCGCGGCTGCTGCTCGTCGATCCGGTGGTGCCGCCGCCGCCCGGTTCCGGCATCTCGCCCGCCAACACGCCGGCGCTGCGCCGCCTGGTCGAGGGCGCGCGCCGCCGCCGGGCGCACTGGCCGTCGCGGGCCGCCGCCCGCGCCTACTGCCGCGAGCGCCGCTTCTTCACCTCGTGGCGGCCGACGGCGATCGAGCTCTACCTGCTCGACGGCATGCGCGAGCACGCCGACGGCTCGCTCGAGCTGAAGTGCCCGGGAGCGGTCGAGGCGGCGGTGTTCGGCAGCAGCGACACCGTCGACGTCTTCGCCCTCGCGGCGCAGGTCAGCGCGCCGGCGCTGGTGCTGTGGGCGGAACGCGGCGACTTCCCGCGCCCGATCCACGAAGCGCTCGCCCGAACCCTGCCCGCCGGCCGCTTCCGCGCCGTCCCCGCCGGCCATCTGGTGCCGATGGAGAACCCGGCGCTGGTGGTGGACGCCGTGGACGCAGTGCCAGCCGAGCCGACCGCCGCTGGCGATGGAGGACGTGCCGATGGCTGCTGA
- a CDS encoding GTP cyclohydrolase II, with translation MSAPSLCGTLLFRASRPLDTPHGRFTAHELTDLATRQPLLAVTTGACDGGEPLLARVHSSCVTSESIGSADCDCAEQLDAALARIAAAGRGVLFYLLQEGRGAGLVAKARDRMLVQASHDHVTTFDAYARMGLDRDYRRYDPVAFACAALGIAAPLHLLSNNPDKLAALRGAGVRVAGCTPLAHAPSPFNLAYLAAKSRSGHALDVADAPARAAALPEAVQVTEPAALASVPSLLAVASYLVPIAALAPGRGVHWLRLHLYADRDSGRERVVLTVARPRAARPLVHVHAETLHGRFPRPLATDAWRRAVERLAAHGAGATLFLLHDEPGLAAAEHAADLVAARPELVGLLAHHVGASAALLVPHAGLAAALRGAGVECAG, from the coding sequence GTGAGCGCCCCGTCCCTGTGCGGCACCCTGCTGTTCCGCGCCAGCCGGCCGCTCGACACGCCGCATGGCCGCTTCACCGCCCACGAGCTCACCGATCTCGCGACCCGGCAACCGCTGCTGGCCGTGACCACCGGCGCGTGCGATGGCGGCGAGCCCCTGCTGGCGCGCGTGCACTCGTCGTGCGTCACCAGCGAGAGCATCGGCAGCGCCGACTGCGACTGCGCCGAGCAGCTCGACGCCGCCCTCGCCCGCATCGCCGCCGCCGGCCGCGGGGTGCTGTTCTATCTCCTGCAGGAGGGACGCGGCGCCGGACTGGTGGCCAAGGCGCGCGACCGCATGCTGGTGCAGGCGAGCCACGACCACGTCACGACCTTCGACGCCTACGCGCGCATGGGGCTCGACCGCGACTACCGCCGCTACGATCCGGTCGCCTTCGCCTGCGCCGCGCTCGGCATCGCGGCGCCGCTGCACCTGCTGAGCAACAATCCCGACAAGCTCGCCGCGCTGCGCGGCGCCGGCGTCCGCGTCGCCGGCTGCACGCCGCTGGCGCACGCGCCGTCGCCGTTCAACCTCGCCTACCTCGCCGCCAAGTCGCGCTCCGGCCACGCGCTCGACGTCGCCGATGCGCCGGCCCGCGCCGCGGCCCTGCCGGAGGCGGTGCAGGTGACGGAGCCGGCGGCGCTCGCGTCCGTCCCCTCGCTGCTCGCCGTCGCGTCGTATCTGGTGCCGATTGCGGCTCTCGCGCCGGGGCGCGGCGTCCACTGGCTGCGCCTGCACCTGTACGCCGACCGCGACTCGGGCCGCGAGCGGGTCGTGCTCACGGTCGCCCGGCCGCGAGCGGCCCGGCCGCTCGTCCACGTGCACGCCGAGACGCTGCACGGCCGCTTTCCCCGCCCGCTCGCCACCGATGCCTGGCGGCGGGCGGTCGAGCGCCTCGCCGCGCACGGCGCCGGCGCTACGCTGTTCCTGCTGCACGACGAGCCCGGGCTCGCCGCGGCGGAGCACGCGGCCGATCTGGTCGCCGCCCGCCCCGAGCTGGTCGGCCTGCTGGCGCACCACGTCGGCGCCAGCGCCGCGCTGCTCGTCCCGCATGCCGGGCTCGCCGCGGCGCTGCGCGGCGCCGGCGTGGAGTGCGCCGGGTGA